A single genomic interval of Cellvibrio sp. PSBB023 harbors:
- a CDS encoding TonB-dependent receptor, translated as MRNKLSDAIKLANKSAIMLGSVAAVAMMGFATTASAQGAGSEPEEVVVTGIRGSLQQSIDVKRNSATVVDAINAEDVGKFPDRNAAESLSRIPGVNVSREFGEGEKVNIRGTSSDYNRTLLNGQTVASADWFILDNPNRSFNYTLLPSVLIGTVEVHKSPEASQEEGSLGGTVIIKTRKPLDQDANSFAFSLEGQYQETSEKTDPQVSAQYSWKNDESTLGALISYTKQDRTVVREGFEVLGWSPEDANGVSAPSQPMGVPRFEQSRERETVFVSLQAAPTDSLTMTLNLLNSKMDANNQNANWLVWPITDISGATIENGSVVANESDSVNVGVNWINRVSSTETKSYNFETKYETEAFTLTGVVGYTEAEGGTFRETSWEYVAAGSNASFDLRNPSLVSDPAPSDASEFAAGWIWGGSKPTTDEETYAQVDLVFPVELGAFNAIKVGAKLRDAERTQGRHAYSWHGAPTSGAGGYMWYIFDQCPTLATCGLDSLGVQSVDAPVGGNFLDVVKQNRAVMEEIAFVGLNGRPATYAIWNNLPEIWRVEENITALYVQGDFEADSISGNVGLRYVDTSQTSGGYDYTGSGLQLVNVDEIDPAWAALISPPTDTVNWTTVDNDYSELLPSVNIAYELNDDMKLRFGAGRVMARQNQASLSAYETAGALNVPSPTGSAGNPLLKPTFANQYDLSYEWYLADASLVSAAYFFKDISSYIGTESYVEARLREEDNTMVDVTFNKPTNAKGGTVSGLELSAMHTFDNGFGLTANYTYTDAETDDPEAYTPGVSENMYNLSAFFENDLLSARVMYNFRTDWYKGKHNNGNDLFNDDFGQLDASISFNIMEGLSLNLEAINLTDEQVVEYADNNEARLMSIYENGRRFTAGIRYTF; from the coding sequence ATGCGTAATAAGTTAAGTGACGCGATCAAGCTGGCCAATAAGAGTGCAATCATGCTCGGTTCTGTAGCAGCCGTCGCTATGATGGGTTTTGCAACTACCGCAAGTGCGCAGGGTGCAGGCTCTGAGCCAGAAGAAGTCGTAGTAACCGGTATTCGTGGATCTTTGCAGCAATCTATTGATGTAAAACGTAATTCTGCAACCGTTGTAGATGCAATCAATGCTGAAGATGTAGGTAAGTTTCCTGACCGTAACGCAGCAGAATCTTTGTCGCGTATCCCCGGTGTAAACGTAAGTCGTGAATTTGGTGAGGGTGAAAAGGTAAACATTCGCGGTACCAGCTCTGACTATAACCGCACATTATTGAATGGTCAGACAGTTGCTTCTGCTGACTGGTTCATCTTGGATAACCCAAACCGTAGCTTTAACTATACGCTGTTGCCTTCCGTTCTTATTGGTACTGTTGAAGTACACAAGAGCCCTGAAGCTTCTCAAGAAGAAGGTTCATTGGGTGGTACCGTCATTATCAAAACCCGTAAGCCACTTGATCAGGATGCAAATAGCTTTGCTTTTTCCCTGGAAGGTCAATATCAAGAAACATCTGAAAAAACTGACCCACAAGTTTCTGCCCAATACTCCTGGAAAAATGATGAGAGCACTCTGGGGGCATTGATTTCCTATACCAAACAAGATCGCACTGTTGTTCGTGAAGGTTTTGAAGTGTTGGGTTGGAGCCCGGAAGACGCAAATGGTGTTTCTGCACCAAGTCAGCCAATGGGCGTTCCACGCTTTGAGCAGAGTCGTGAGCGTGAAACTGTATTTGTTTCTCTTCAGGCGGCGCCGACAGACTCATTAACCATGACATTGAATTTATTAAATTCAAAAATGGATGCTAATAACCAAAATGCTAACTGGTTGGTTTGGCCGATTACTGACATTTCTGGTGCCACTATCGAAAATGGCTCCGTGGTTGCTAACGAGTCTGATTCCGTAAACGTAGGCGTTAACTGGATTAACCGTGTTTCCAGCACCGAGACCAAGTCTTACAACTTTGAAACCAAGTACGAAACAGAAGCATTCACGCTGACAGGTGTTGTTGGTTACACCGAAGCGGAAGGCGGTACTTTTCGTGAAACTTCTTGGGAATATGTTGCTGCTGGATCAAATGCAAGTTTTGACCTGAGGAATCCAAGTTTGGTATCAGACCCGGCTCCATCAGACGCTTCTGAATTTGCGGCTGGTTGGATTTGGGGCGGATCCAAGCCAACTACCGATGAGGAAACTTATGCTCAAGTGGATTTGGTTTTCCCTGTTGAGCTGGGTGCATTTAATGCCATTAAAGTGGGTGCAAAATTGCGTGATGCAGAGCGCACCCAGGGGCGTCATGCGTACAGTTGGCATGGCGCACCAACCAGTGGTGCCGGTGGTTATATGTGGTACATCTTCGATCAGTGTCCAACTTTGGCTACCTGCGGTTTGGATTCTTTAGGTGTGCAAAGTGTTGATGCACCTGTAGGTGGTAACTTCCTTGACGTAGTTAAACAAAACCGTGCGGTAATGGAAGAAATTGCATTTGTTGGATTGAATGGTCGTCCTGCTACCTACGCTATCTGGAATAACTTACCGGAGATCTGGCGTGTTGAAGAGAATATCACTGCGTTGTATGTGCAAGGTGATTTCGAAGCGGACTCTATCAGCGGTAACGTTGGTTTACGTTATGTAGACACTTCGCAAACATCAGGTGGTTATGACTACACTGGCTCTGGTTTGCAGCTCGTTAACGTTGATGAAATTGATCCAGCATGGGCTGCTTTGATATCCCCACCAACAGATACGGTAAACTGGACAACTGTAGATAACGATTACAGTGAGCTGTTGCCAAGTGTGAATATTGCATACGAGTTAAATGATGATATGAAGCTGCGTTTTGGTGCTGGTCGTGTAATGGCTCGCCAAAATCAGGCATCTTTGTCGGCTTATGAGACTGCTGGCGCGCTGAACGTTCCTAGCCCAACGGGTTCTGCGGGTAACCCATTGTTGAAGCCAACGTTTGCTAACCAATACGACCTGTCTTATGAGTGGTATCTAGCCGATGCATCTCTCGTATCTGCGGCTTACTTCTTCAAAGACATTAGCTCATACATTGGTACCGAGAGTTATGTTGAAGCGCGTTTGCGTGAAGAAGATAACACCATGGTTGATGTTACTTTCAACAAGCCAACCAATGCAAAAGGCGGCACTGTTTCTGGTCTTGAGTTGTCAGCTATGCATACCTTTGATAATGGTTTTGGTTTGACGGCCAACTATACTTATACCGATGCAGAAACTGATGACCCTGAAGCTTATACTCCAGGTGTTTCAGAAAACATGTATAACTTGTCTGCATTCTTTGAAAACGACTTGTTAAGTGCACGTGTTATGTATAACTTCCGTACTGATTGGTACAAAGGTAAACACAACAATGGCAATGACTTGTTTAACGATGATTTCGGTCAGTTGGACGCAAGTATTAGCTTCAATATTATGGAAGGTTTGAGCTTGAACCTTGAGGCTATTAACCTGACGGATGAGCAAGTAGTTGAATATGCTGATAACAATGAAGCGCGCCTGATGTCTATTTATGAAAATGGTCGTCGCTTTACTGCAGGTATACGTTATACATTCTAA
- the nagP gene encoding N-acetylglucosamine MFS transporter NagP, with protein sequence MSVETIAVPKQSSSIIPLAMIAGLFFIFGFVTWLNGSLMPYLELVLTLTPFQASFILFSFYIAVTVFALPSSWVIRKVGYKNGMALGLAVMALAALLYIPAAKSHWFLLFLVAQFMMGAGQTLVQTAVNPYVVKMGPEESAARRISIMGILNKSAGIVAPLVFTALILGGMSGATSKTPSPEEIEQLASNLVLPYIYMALVIGVVAFLVRVSSLPELEQEESKEEKLPLREVFQFPNLVLGVIALFLYVGVEVIAGDTIGSYGRSIGYTNFSILTSITMACMVFGYILGIVLIPRVISQQNMLLVSAALGVLISLAIVFGSNESTSISSAFAFLGVPAIPNTILCIALLGLANAIVWPAIWPLALSGLGKYTATGSALLIMAIAGGAVVPVILGAASTIVDRQTAYIVMTPCYLFILFYAAKGYKLRSWK encoded by the coding sequence ATGTCAGTCGAAACTATAGCGGTACCCAAGCAATCATCGAGCATTATTCCTTTGGCGATGATTGCAGGTTTGTTTTTTATTTTTGGCTTTGTAACCTGGCTTAATGGATCTCTGATGCCCTATTTGGAGTTGGTATTAACACTGACACCTTTTCAGGCATCGTTTATTTTGTTTTCGTTTTATATCGCGGTAACTGTTTTTGCATTGCCTTCATCCTGGGTAATTCGCAAAGTCGGATATAAAAATGGTATGGCCCTCGGTTTGGCGGTGATGGCATTGGCGGCCTTGTTGTACATCCCGGCGGCAAAATCCCATTGGTTCCTATTGTTTTTGGTTGCGCAATTTATGATGGGTGCGGGACAAACATTGGTGCAAACGGCGGTGAATCCTTATGTTGTCAAAATGGGGCCGGAGGAATCGGCTGCGCGTCGTATCAGTATTATGGGAATCCTGAATAAATCTGCTGGCATTGTGGCGCCGCTGGTATTTACCGCATTAATTCTTGGTGGTATGAGCGGTGCTACATCCAAAACCCCAAGCCCTGAAGAGATTGAGCAACTGGCGAGTAATCTGGTATTGCCCTACATCTACATGGCGCTGGTGATTGGCGTTGTCGCTTTTTTAGTAAGGGTTTCATCGCTGCCAGAATTGGAGCAGGAAGAAAGTAAAGAAGAAAAATTACCACTGCGTGAAGTGTTTCAATTCCCTAATTTAGTGTTGGGTGTTATTGCATTGTTCTTGTATGTGGGTGTAGAGGTCATTGCGGGCGATACCATCGGCTCCTATGGACGCAGTATTGGCTACACCAATTTTTCAATCCTGACCTCTATCACTATGGCGTGTATGGTGTTTGGTTACATTCTGGGCATAGTGTTAATTCCGCGAGTTATTTCACAGCAAAATATGTTGTTGGTTTCAGCGGCATTGGGTGTGTTAATTAGTTTGGCCATTGTGTTTGGTAGTAATGAATCAACCTCTATTTCTTCTGCCTTTGCATTTCTGGGGGTGCCTGCCATTCCCAATACTATTTTATGTATTGCACTGCTCGGCTTGGCCAACGCCATTGTATGGCCAGCTATTTGGCCCTTGGCATTGAGCGGTTTGGGTAAATATACCGCGACGGGTTCTGCGCTGCTAATTATGGCAATTGCCGGTGGTGCGGTTGTTCCCGTCATACTGGGGGCCGCATCTACTATTGTTGACCGTCAAACGGCTTATATCGTCATGACTCCGTGCTATTTGTTTATTCTGTTTTACGCAGCTAAAGGATACAAACTGCGCAGCTGGAAATAA
- a CDS encoding cupin-like domain-containing protein: MSLIDILPKVEVSYEWGAPDYYQTLKEKSVPVLLKGLVKSWPIVSAGGYSDESLLEYLCGKVAPGMVSTLEAPFSTRGYFFYSDTLQGFNFERKQAKFHDFCERLLSYKYKSSAFLSIQSAFVDEYFPGVDVENRMTIMGDNLRPRIWIGNKTIVGTHYDDADNIACVVAGKRRFTLFPPDQIKNLYVGPLEFTPAGATISMASLTQPDFTKYPRLKQALEYAVVADMEPGDGLYIPTLWWHHVEALAEINVLINYWCGGAIGGDQESPYPHAAMLMSLLAMNKRSPSARRAWKALFDYYVFREDGEIAEYLPQDKRGIMAEIDEVAAERLKKWLISQLQQ, from the coding sequence ATGTCCTTAATTGATATTCTTCCCAAGGTGGAGGTTTCTTATGAATGGGGGGCTCCAGATTACTATCAAACCTTAAAAGAAAAATCGGTTCCAGTTCTATTAAAAGGGCTTGTTAAATCGTGGCCGATAGTTAGTGCGGGGGGGTATTCAGATGAAAGTCTATTGGAATATCTTTGTGGTAAAGTAGCTCCAGGTATGGTTAGTACTTTGGAGGCTCCATTTTCAACAAGAGGTTATTTTTTTTACTCTGATACCCTCCAGGGATTTAACTTTGAAAGAAAACAGGCAAAATTCCATGATTTTTGTGAGCGCTTGTTAAGTTATAAGTATAAAAGCTCTGCTTTTTTATCTATACAAAGTGCTTTTGTTGATGAGTATTTCCCGGGTGTTGATGTTGAAAACCGAATGACTATTATGGGGGATAATCTTCGCCCGCGCATTTGGATTGGTAACAAAACCATTGTCGGTACTCATTATGATGATGCAGATAACATTGCTTGCGTGGTGGCGGGTAAGAGGAGATTTACTCTTTTCCCCCCTGATCAAATTAAAAATCTTTATGTTGGTCCGTTGGAGTTTACACCGGCGGGGGCAACTATCAGCATGGCTTCCCTGACACAGCCTGATTTCACTAAATATCCACGTTTGAAACAGGCTCTTGAGTATGCCGTTGTGGCGGATATGGAACCTGGGGATGGATTATATATCCCCACTTTGTGGTGGCATCATGTTGAAGCCTTGGCCGAAATAAATGTATTGATTAATTATTGGTGTGGCGGTGCTATTGGTGGTGATCAAGAATCTCCTTATCCTCATGCAGCAATGCTCATGAGTTTGTTGGCCATGAATAAGCGCTCACCCTCAGCCAGAAGAGCCTGGAAGGCATTATTTGATTATTATGTGTTTCGAGAGGACGGTGAAATCGCAGAGTATCTCCCTCAGGATAAAAGAGGAATTATGGCAGAAATCGACGAAGTCGCTGCTGAGCGGTTAAAAAAATGGTTGATTTCCCAGTTACAACAGTAA
- the nagK gene encoding N-acetylglucosamine kinase: MVKMPLGEQTLYIGIDGGGTKCRASIMTEDLQVLGTGVGGPANPFHGVQQAKDSIRTAAELALIDAGLPPAAMGQLIAGAGLAGVNVPSLYDVMSDWQHPFKQMFLTTDLHIACLGAHNRDEGAVMIAGTGSCGYSYVNNASLFLGGHGFPIGDKGSGAWMGLEAIQAVLLDSDNLGPATMLSHSISHFLQAEGVMIVDKMFGAKSSDYAKFAIFVVDAADAGDEVAISIVKEGAAYMSAVARRLWATQPGRMSIIGGLAPRLIPWMDKDMADNLSPALYQPEFGAVYFAKQQSKR, from the coding sequence ATGGTGAAAATGCCGCTTGGCGAGCAGACCTTGTATATCGGGATTGATGGCGGAGGCACCAAGTGTCGTGCCAGCATCATGACTGAAGATTTACAGGTGCTAGGCACTGGCGTTGGTGGCCCCGCTAATCCGTTCCATGGTGTACAGCAAGCAAAAGATTCCATCCGCACAGCCGCCGAGCTGGCATTGATCGATGCCGGGCTGCCTCCTGCAGCCATGGGACAATTAATTGCCGGTGCTGGTCTGGCGGGTGTGAATGTGCCCAGTCTTTATGACGTAATGAGCGATTGGCAGCATCCCTTCAAACAAATGTTTCTGACTACCGACTTGCATATTGCTTGCCTCGGCGCGCACAACCGCGACGAAGGTGCTGTGATGATTGCCGGTACGGGTTCCTGCGGTTATTCGTACGTAAACAATGCATCGCTGTTTTTGGGTGGACACGGTTTTCCTATTGGCGATAAAGGCAGCGGTGCCTGGATGGGGCTTGAAGCCATACAAGCCGTTTTGCTCGATTCCGATAACCTTGGCCCTGCCACCATGCTCAGTCATAGCATCAGCCACTTTTTGCAGGCAGAGGGCGTGATGATTGTGGACAAAATGTTTGGTGCAAAATCTAGTGATTACGCCAAGTTCGCTATTTTTGTGGTGGATGCTGCTGATGCGGGCGATGAAGTTGCCATCAGTATTGTGAAGGAAGGAGCAGCCTATATGAGTGCGGTTGCTCGTCGGTTGTGGGCTACCCAACCTGGGCGTATGTCGATTATTGGCGGTTTGGCGCCGCGCTTGATTCCCTGGATGGATAAGGACATGGCTGACAACCTTTCGCCAGCCTTGTACCAGCCAGAATTTGGCGCGGTGTATTTTGCCAAGCAGCAATCCAAGCGATAG
- a CDS encoding SapC family protein, with the protein MANIEILDKKKHVNLCVNNRLSFEHVAQANLVPLVVDEFIYAAVNFPVVFVKDPVTGEFRSVGLVGLEKNENLIFSNKVSLSTYIPASISRYPFSAVVDESTRNLSLCVDLDSELIGEQGERLFHPNGEPTALTIKKINDLSKLMDQEINTYKFIDFLFRNGLIEPVDIKVNLNSGESILGGIYRVNQKALANLDDETIIKIQRNNYFGLIHAHLLSFGHIQRLIDIKLKSHSG; encoded by the coding sequence ATGGCAAATATTGAAATTTTGGATAAAAAAAAGCATGTCAATCTGTGTGTAAATAACAGGCTGAGCTTTGAGCATGTAGCCCAAGCGAATTTGGTGCCATTGGTTGTTGATGAATTTATCTATGCCGCGGTTAACTTCCCCGTCGTTTTTGTTAAAGACCCTGTAACCGGTGAGTTCCGGTCCGTAGGGCTTGTAGGCTTGGAAAAAAATGAAAATCTGATTTTTAGCAATAAAGTTTCACTGTCAACTTATATTCCTGCTTCTATTTCTCGTTATCCCTTTTCTGCCGTTGTTGATGAAAGCACCAGAAATTTAAGTCTATGTGTTGACCTTGATAGTGAATTAATTGGAGAGCAAGGCGAACGGTTATTTCATCCCAATGGCGAGCCAACAGCACTGACTATTAAGAAAATTAATGATCTCTCCAAATTGATGGATCAGGAAATAAATACTTATAAGTTCATTGATTTTCTTTTTAGGAATGGGCTTATCGAACCTGTCGATATTAAAGTTAATTTGAATTCTGGTGAGTCTATTCTTGGGGGAATTTACAGGGTTAACCAGAAGGCATTAGCTAATTTGGATGATGAAACAATTATTAAGATTCAGCGCAATAACTACTTTGGGCTTATTCATGCGCATCTATTGTCTTTTGGGCATATACAGCGTTTGATCGATATTAAATTAAAAAGTCATTCTGGATAA